One genomic window of Oncorhynchus clarkii lewisi isolate Uvic-CL-2024 chromosome 5, UVic_Ocla_1.0, whole genome shotgun sequence includes the following:
- the LOC139408919 gene encoding uncharacterized bromodomain-containing protein 10-like isoform X2, translating to MKVQTDTCNPSKVPQNDMSDKRDSHHSKFFSLNQDCRSELCSGSQQQKVHLVSSSDSKWHRTQCSRLVTEGLSNGTSLENVNVLSHGCSTNDFALRHGVPEISNDLSLPEVYIPTTVRVEEDLSYELQQAYRIFHGFLLEKHKGITTPFLHPIGFKDHTDRAEGQLKQSMCFRRMEEKFVSREYETITEFVADFRLMLENCYRHHGVDHWISKQAQKLEIMLEQKLTLLSRMLREKTTLAVTSKGRFGTEDERGPVGTSTRRRSVPRSLATITVGGNESIMIQALRLEEQQKAKEEKRQRELEKKEAEENSAKEVEEWERSLLSQVAQNPVKTLWELPAIGHFLCLAQAALNLPEIVFFELERCLLMPRCSVFLSKIMSSLLCQPQRRGMLHRRPALTYRRWESELRQRVQGWYYAMGTAEDQGWMAEQLGLSHQFFRTTGEVSPLEENPFHLLPFIQRVWLLKGLCDNVYETQKDVQDAVLGQPIHECRESILGYDGNENAYIHFPHFCGADLRIYCQSASMPPDFPFPAVWVRRVEPDEGISEDSDEQKDSEHLVSMETEDYEEKPGSDRMSGGRIKGENGGTSRGGQFHTWGMEEDEDSSVSVEDGDKEDYKPKQNRHTGSSTPSSHIKDFVGRGCVKKKPQEVECRPDRLQVKQEEGSDSSSSGSSSESCETRLSVGEHSYTGKFPALPGEITGRPSVAVPMRQTDVKVDGDKLTEGLRPCPRCVSRMGAKSEDNHRCRCAKNKASTTSASGAGHTRKMNLTEDNMDRIRAKKKKRKKKREVRAAGGQRRPDRTRLCKAKAAKSTLQRAATNIKKKDKSKKRKMGKKLSSKKKPQLPVEHGFRLVCTSLEELRELISRTEDELDELESTKKRSERWYFRREAVKDLHITLIRLLNELSPWEPKLVKAFHRNRLRLKKDYDDFKKHPDCDNFVREEWVAEDVDRSTGDDTRLTEEDELQQQDQTVQRILWTGEDSVQLRAEALRGSFTVVTRQEMLTLNEHRPSTRGLKRLHSGIDEDPSPIKRGRIGSNEMTTSPEGSEMENRPRETNPAAQRAGETSPVVVTPMAGFQRAYKPVQLHTLLAKSVGNKVTLIHHQPGTGVIRHVGQAQSKDCASSMQATKLQPSLPQSSRYLPRPTTPTSKHSQTVHTTPIPKSPIQVVYKIPEGMGLVRKDGSPVKIEVQPILDQKTGNKIMQRVVILPSNMLIQKSEDKSLPQQLRTLQVPAFKDSTPLSQSSGFTMPQRHDNRILTPSTTISPRLQTSLTPGYKVAQLPGCKASSTTQNVIPNRSNPVSAASTDPSKPPDRKQELKTVCIRDSQSILVTTRGGNTGVVKVQSSDQSRPGSIPASPVITISPQFKAFLVSKTFPPAATTVPVVTSSPVAQSRSGPSLLRSSTATSSTTTRQSPITAVIPMATSQTAGSDVNVAVNQGCTVSSTLAVNTQLFKSIVTAPGKPAGATQTSLVQCVNKPVLKRVGPDEKGRSPPFTKFILVSPSSNITSVAATKVTSTTAPSALPGQSFMFISQSPSTGNPKPASSVSGPTTQSPTMSIPTEAMKIGLNLGQAIGSANFRALNKVQSINLLPGSQIRLPQQANLCRTVSALAQSTLKKTFVSASKSGLLATPSSHIVTSTAHLPSSTLLTGSQLQGIPSSSVIPNQIKVAGQPGSSIIRGLISSNTPVSVTTPLSPVKTSLLTSPAQVSQSQNSVGVATPAQMLNTPQSPTASISTQQSSPIQPAGNTNPVSSTITTLQQKIVINTTATLAGGTQILLNNTRFVVPPQGLGPGQHVLIISSPAVPVAAPSPRGAIPATGVPQGPMLPGLALPAQSPRMARPPGTHQPQQAALRSPTLAAPSTVKVGPSIPVSFTVPRQMVAVRASLSPTSTTTNSSPQVSHWLPAPATIHTHVVAAPHLTQPEGMGGFSLSSLPGSPSAAQMAGVAQNPSKQLPLHTALGVNTPLKAQQLMSFMQPMGVVSRSRTQVLPAVAVPPIGSTVSRMQTLPVATIPSIGSAFSSKQASPVATVSPSNCTIIMTPAQPIRTVMPAETIRMPTVLSNPQQQQILGLGKPPLQPLQAPASAVQTTSPTTKLLVSPDGAVLNLARGPTTITGLPEMANKSLAALVVTPNPPGRVPLPSANTANPLMPTQAE from the exons ATGAAAGTGCAAACTGATACCTGCAACCCATCCAAGGTCCCACAAAACGACATGTCAGACAAAAGGGACAGCCACCACAGTAAATTTTTTTCTCTCAACCAAGACTGTCGGAGTGAACTGTGTTCAGGGTCTCAGCAGCAGAAAGTTCACCTTGTATCATCATCAGACTCAAAGTGGCACCGCACTCAATGCAGCAGGCTAGTCACCGAAGGACTCAGCAACGGAACCTCCCTGGAGAATGTAAATGTTCTTTCCCACGGTTGTTCTACCAATGATTTTGCACTAAGACATGGGGTGCCTGAAATCTCAAACGACCTGTCATTACCTGAGGTCTACATACCTACCACAGTTCGAGTTGAAGAAGACCTTAGCTATGAGTTACAGCAGGCCTATAGGATATTTCACGGGTTTCTCCTGGAAAAGCACAAAGGCATTACGACTCCATTCTTGCACCCCATCGGCTTCAAGGACCACACTGACAGGGCTGAGGGTCAACTTAAGCAGTCCATGTGTTTCAGAAGGATGGAGGAGAAGTTTGTTAGCCGGGAGTATGAAACCATCACAGAGTTTGTGGCAGACTTCAGGCTGATGTTAGAGAACTGCTACAGACACCATGGGGTCGACCACTGGATTTCTAAACAGGCGCAGAAATTGGAGATTATGCTTGAGCAGAAGTTGACACTGCTGTCAAG GATGCTGCGAGAGAAGACCACTCTGGCGGTGACCTCCAAGGGTCGTTTCGGGACAGAGGATGAGAGGGGGCCTGTGGGCACCTCAACCAGACGGAGGTCCGTGCCTCGCAGCTTGGCAACTATAACAGTGGGGGGAAATGAGTCCATCATGATCCAGGCACTCAGGCTGGAGGAGCAGCAGAAAGCCAAGGAAGAGAAGAG GCAGCGGGAGCTGGAGAAGAAGGAGGCGGAGGAAAACTCAGCCAAGGAAGTAGAGGAGTGGGAGCGCAGTCTTCTCTCCCAGGTGGCCCAGAATCCCGTGAAAACCTTGTGGGAACTCCCTGCCATCGGCCACTTCCTCTGCCTGGCCCAGGCAGCTCTCAACCTCCCAGAGATAGTGTTCTTTGAGCTGGAGCGGTGTCTTCTCATGCCTCGCTGCAGCGTCTTCCTCTCCAAGATCATGAGTTCACTTCTCTGCCAGCCCCAGAGGAGAGGGATGCTCCACCGCCGCCCAGCCCTCACATACCGCCGCTGGGAGTCCGAGCTGCGTCAGAGGGTGCAGGGCTGGTACTATGCTATGGGTACAGCGGAGGATCAGGGCTGGATGGCTGAGCAGCTCGGCCTCTCCCATCAGTTCTTCAGGACGACCGGGGAGGTTAGTCCCCTGGAGGAGAACCCCTTCCATCTCTTACCCTTCATTCAGCGTGTGTGGCTGCTCAAAGGCCTGTGTGACAATGTGTATGAGACCCAGAAAGATGTGCAGGACGCTGTGCTGGGCCAGCCCATCCACGAGTGCCGCGAGTCCATCCTGGGCTATGACGGGAATGAGAACGCCTATATCCACTTCCCACATTTCTGCGGGGCGGACCTGCGTATCTACTGCCAGAGTGCCAGCATGCCCCCGGACTTCCCCTTTCCAGCTGTCTGGGTCAGGCGGGTGGAGCCTGATGAGGGAATATCAGAGGACTCGGACGAGCAGAAGGACTCTGAGCATCTGGTTTCCATGGAGACAGAGGACTATGAGGAGAAACCTGGTTCTGACAGAATGAGTGGTGGTAGGATTAAAGGGGAGAATGGGGGCACAAGCAGGGGTGGGCAGTTTCACACGTGGGGaatggaggaggatgaggactcTTCTGTTTCTGTAGAGGATGGTGATAAGGAGGACTATAAGCCTAAACAGAACAGACACACTGGCTCTTCTACTCCCTCCTCACATATCAAGGACTTTGTGGGCAGAGGGTGTGTGAAGAAAAAGCCACAGGAAGTGGAATGTAGGCCTGATAGACTCCAGGTGAAACAGGAAGAGGGGTCGGACTCATCCTCCTCTGGGTCATCCTCAGAGTCATGTGAGACGCGTCTCAGTGTGGGGGAACACAGCTATACGGGCAAGTTCCCTGCTCTCCCTGGTGAGATAACAGGTAGGCCTAGTGTGGCTGTACCAATGAGACAGACTGATGTTAAAGTCGACGGGGACAAACTCACTGAGGGGCTGAGGCCATGTCCAAGATGTGTCTCCAGAATGGGGGCAAAGTCAGAGGACAATCATCGCTGCCGTTGTGCCAAGAACAAGGCATCAACAACCTCAGCTTCTGGGGCTGGCCACACCCGCAAGATGAACTTGACAGAGGATAACATGGACAGGATTCGGGCCAagaaaaagaaaaggaaaaaaaagAGGGAGGTACGTGCAGCAGGTGGACAGCGCAGACCAGACAGGACCCGACTCTGCAAGGCCAAGGCAGCTAAATCCACCCTCCAGAGAGCTGCTACCAACATCAAGAAAAAGGACAAGAGTAAAAAACGCAAAATGG GAAAAAAGCTGTCTTCAAAGAAGAAACCTCAACTCCCAGTTGAACACGGATTTAGG TTGGTGTGCACCAGTCTAGAGGAGCTGAGGGAACTCATCAGCAGGACAGAGGATGAGCTGGATGAGCTGGAGAGCACCAAAAAGAGATCT GAAAGGTGGTATTTCAGGAGAGAAGCCGTAAAAGACCTGCACATCACTCTCATAAGGCTGCTCAACGAGCTCTCCCCATGGGAACCCAAACTGGTCAAGGCTTTCCATAGGAACAG GCTACGTTTAAAAAAGGATTATGATGACTTCAAAAAGCACCCCGACTGTGACAACTTTGTCAGAGAGGAGTGGGTGGCAGAGGATGTGGACAGAAGCACAGGTGACGACACTAGGCTGACTGAAGAGGACGAACTGCAACAGCAGGACCAGACAGTTCAGAGAATTCTGTGGACAGGAG AGGACTCGGTGCAGCTTAGAGCAGAGGCATTGAGAGGCAGCTTCACCGTGGTAACCAGACAAGAGATGTTGACCTTGAATGAGCATAGACCTTCCACTCGGGGCTTGAAGCGCCTGCACAGCGGTATAGACGAGGACCCAAGTCCCATTAAGAGAGGCAGGATTGGCAGTAACGAGATGACAACTTCTCCTGAAGGATCAGAAATGGAAAACCGACCCAGGGAAACAAATCCAGCAGCACAGCGGGCTGGAGAGACCAGCCCAGTTGTTGTAACACCTATGGCTGGTTTCCAAAGGGCCTACAAGCCTGTTCAACTACATACCCTGCTGGCTAAGAGTGTAGGGAATaaagtgaccttaattcatcatcAGCCTGGTACAGGTGTTATCCGCCATGTTGGTCAGGCACAAAGCAAGGACTGTGCTTCTTCCATGCAAGCTACCAAACTTCAACCGTCTTTACCACAAAGCTCTCGATACCTACCACGACCAACAACACCAACATCTAAACACTCACAGACGGTCCATACCACGCCCATACCAAAGAGCCCCATACAGGTTGTATACAAGATACCTGAGGGCATGGGTCTGGTCAGGAAAGATGGGAGCCCTGTGAAAATCGAAGTACAGCCAATCCTGGACCAGAAAACAGGGAATAAGATAATGCAACGAGTGGTCATCCTGCCATCGAACATGCTCATTCAAAAGTCGGAGGATAAAAGTCTGCCCCAGCAACTAAGGACTCTCCAGGTCCCAGCCTTTAAAGATTCCACTCCACTGTCACAAAGCTCTGGGTTCACCATGCCTCAACGTCATGACAACCGGATCCTAACACCCTCAACTACCATCTCTCCTAGGTTGCAGACATCTCTAACTCCAGGTTACAAGGTTGCCCAACTCCCTGGTTGCAAAGCAAGTAGCACTACCCAAAATGTTATACCAAATAGATCCAACCCCGTCAGTGCGGCATCTACTGATCCAAGCAAACCTCCGGACCGTAAACAAGAGCTGAAGACTGTGTGCATCAGGGACTCGCAGTCCATTCTAGTCACCACTAGGGGGGGCAACACTGGTGTTGTCAAGGTGcagtcatctgaccagagtagacCTGGTTCGATACCTGCCAGCCCTGTCATCACCATCTCTCCACAGTTCAAAGCCTTCCTCGTGTCCAAGACGTTTCCACCTGCTGCCACTACAGTCCCTGTGGTCACCAGCTCACCTGTAGCCCAGTCGCGATCAGGACCTTCACTGTTACGGTCTTCAACTGCCACAAGTTCAACAACTACACGCCAGTCTCCGATCACTGCTGTCATTCCAATGGCCACAAGTCAAACCGCGGGTTCTGATGTTAACGTTGCTGTAAACCAGGGCTGCACTGTTTCATCTACACTTGCTGTTAACACACAGCTATTTAAAAGCATTGTCACTGCACCTGGTAAACCAGCAGGTGCCACCCAGACGTCTCTGGTCCAGTGTGTCAACAAACCTGTTCTGAAAAGGGTAGGTCCAGATGAAAAGGGTAGGTCCCCCCCATTCACAAAGTTCATCCTGGTCTCTCCCTCCTCAAACATCACGTCTGTGGCTGCAACCAAAGTCACTTCCACCACGGCTCCCTCTGCTCTTCCAGGTCAAAGTTTCATGTTTATCAGCCAATCACCATCTACAGGTAATCCAAAACCGGCATCATCAGTGTCTGGACCCACCACACAATCCCCGACCATGTCGATACCCACTGAAGCAATGAAGATCGGACTCAACCTCGGTCAAGCTATTGGCAGCGCTAACTTCAGAGCTTTGAATAAGGTCCAGAGCATCAATCTGCTTCCAGGTTCTCAGATAAGGCTACCACAGCAGGCAAACCTTTGCAGGACAGTTAGTGCACTCGCACaatctactttaaaaaaaacatttgtatcTGCCTCAAAGTCGGGCCTTCTTGCAACCCCATCGTCTCATATTGTCACTAGCACTGCACATTTGCCATCCTCCACACTGCTGACTGGATCTCAACTACAAGGCATCCCTTCATCCTCTGTGATCCCCAATCAAATCAAGGTAGCTGGGCAGCCAGGGTCTTCTATAATCAGAGGTTTGATCTCCAGCAACACACCAGTGTCAGTCACTACACCGCTAAGCCCTGTCAAAACATCCCTCCTCACATCACCGGCGCAGGTTTCTCAGTCTCAGAACTCTGTCGGTGTCGCCACACCTGCTCAGATGCTAAACACTCCACAGTCTCCAACTGCCTCTATATCCACTCAGCAGTCCTCTCCTATACAGCCAGCTGGTAATACCAATCCTGTCTCCAGCACCATCACCACTTTGCAACAAAAGATTGTCATCAACACCACTGCTACTCTTGCAGGCGGCACTCAGATTCTCCTCAACAACACCCGTTTTGTTGTTCCTCCTCAAGGCCTTGGGCCTGGACAGCATGTCCTCATAATCTCCAGCCCTGCCGTGCCTGTGGCAGCTCCTAGTCCCAGGGGAGCGATCCCAGCCACCGGTGTACCACAAGGGCCAATGTTACCTGGGCTAGCCCTACCTGCACAAAGCCCCAGAATGGCCAGACCACCCGGGACACACCAGCCTCAACAAGCAGCACTTAGATCCCCAACCCTGGCAGCACCATCCACTGTGAAAGTTGGACCCTCTATCCCTGTTTCTTTCACTGTCCCTCGCCAGATGGTGGCTGTTCGAGCCTCACTATCgcccaccagcaccaccaccaacAGTTCTCCACAAGTTTCACACTGGCTCCCTGCTCCGGCCACCATACACACTCATGTGGTTGCAGCTCCACATTTAACTCAACCTGAAGGGATGGGCGGCTTCTCACTCTCTTCCCTGCCAGGAAGTCCCAGCGCAGCTCAAATGGCAGGAGTTGCACAGAACCCATCAAAACAGCTCCCTTTGCACACAGCACTTGGTGTCAACACACCACTCAAAGCACAGCAGCTAATGTCATTCATGCAACCTATGGGAGTGGTCTCCAGGTCCAGGACACAGGTGCTGCCGGCGGTAGCTGTTCCCCCAATAGGGAGCACTGTCTCCCGGATGCAGACTCTACCCGTGGCAACCATACCATCCATCGGGAGTGCTTTCAGTAGCAAACAGGCGTCTCCTGTGGCAACTGTGTCTCCATCCAACTGCACTATAATCATGACACCAGCACAACCTATCAGGACGGTAATGCCGGCAGAGACTATCCGCATGCCCACTGTTTTATCCAATCCTCAGCAGCAGCAAATACTGGGCCTGGGCAAGCCCCCTTTGCAGCCTTTACAGGCACCTGCATCAGCAGTACAAACAACCAGCCCCACCACCAAGCTACTAGTGAGTCCTGATGGTGCCGTTTTAAATTTGGCTAGAGGCCCTACCACCATCACAGGCCTGCCAGAGATGGCTAACAAGTCTTTGGCTGCGTTGGTTGTTACTCCTAACCCCCCTGGGAGAGTGCCGTTGCCTAGCGCAAATACTGCCAATCCCTTAATGCCTACACAGGCTGAGTGA